A single genomic interval of Rosistilla ulvae harbors:
- a CDS encoding glycosyltransferase family 2 protein, with protein sequence MNTPLVTVVIPHFNRADLLVETIASLRAQTFPNWEAVVVDDGSDSDQWEAIQQMRDDRIQVVARDSQPKGPSACRNMGVGMSRGTHVVFLDSDDLMAPWCLTNRMDSVAQNPEQGFWVFPVLLFQHQMGDSEVGWNDFQSGPDLMRFIQADPPWHTSSPIWTRTALDDLNGFNEAVMYGDDTDLHIRALLRKIPYAKIDSALPDLFVRRDASPRITNSLSESMIESRRVRLLEGSKALSDADRRSVEAWAGQYFVECEFLLFNTSKPTANMQAVVSDWTASHHPSWGQRFVVQSYLTFAIATRDRAYVLLRVARRIVMNMLPMSYFPDGGSFQNTTLSKEIIEQVRSQLSKTVTVSR encoded by the coding sequence ATGAACACACCTCTCGTCACCGTGGTCATCCCGCATTTTAATCGGGCGGATCTGTTGGTTGAAACGATTGCTTCGCTGAGGGCGCAGACGTTCCCGAATTGGGAGGCGGTTGTTGTAGATGACGGGTCCGATTCGGACCAGTGGGAAGCGATCCAGCAGATGCGCGACGATCGGATTCAGGTGGTCGCACGAGACAGTCAACCCAAGGGACCATCGGCGTGCCGGAACATGGGCGTTGGGATGAGTCGAGGAACGCACGTCGTATTTCTCGACTCAGATGACTTGATGGCACCGTGGTGCCTGACGAATCGAATGGACTCCGTTGCCCAGAACCCGGAGCAAGGTTTTTGGGTCTTTCCGGTTCTCTTGTTCCAGCATCAGATGGGAGACTCCGAAGTCGGCTGGAACGATTTTCAGTCAGGACCCGATCTGATGCGGTTTATACAGGCGGATCCACCGTGGCATACCTCGTCTCCGATTTGGACAAGGACCGCACTCGACGACCTTAATGGATTTAATGAGGCGGTGATGTATGGAGACGACACCGATTTACACATTCGCGCCTTGTTGCGGAAGATACCTTACGCCAAGATCGATTCCGCCCTTCCGGATCTGTTTGTTCGTCGCGACGCGTCACCCAGGATCACGAATTCGTTGTCGGAAAGCATGATCGAGTCGCGGCGGGTACGTCTACTCGAAGGTTCCAAAGCGTTATCGGATGCTGACCGCCGGAGTGTCGAGGCTTGGGCGGGGCAATATTTTGTCGAGTGTGAGTTTCTGCTGTTCAATACGTCGAAACCAACAGCCAACATGCAAGCGGTTGTGTCGGATTGGACGGCATCGCATCACCCAAGTTGGGGCCAACGATTTGTGGTGCAATCCTATCTGACATTTGCCATCGCAACACGCGACAGGGCGTACGTTCTGTTGAGAGTCGCACGCCGCATCGTAATGAATATGTTGCCCATGTCTTATTTCCCCGATGGTGGATCGTTTCAAAATACAACGCTCTCAAAAGAAATAATCGAACAGGTCCGATCTCAACTGTCTAAGACGGTCACAGTTTCCAGGTGA
- a CDS encoding sulfotransferase family 2 domain-containing protein produces MAVFYNSSHRVYAFVSFKVLYSAFTAASAWDELDVVPRPRMLMREILNGGLPPAYHLVRSPVSRTVSCFMDKYRKQPTRIDCEGFCWQHCHEILYSHLGITRGASDSEIADAFLRFRFDEFVNLLPDLYHRDAHFNPQVWTNRLFFAGKHRMRWPQCKILRVEESESLVVIPDIDFSTKTNTTGHIERDFEVTDAQRSVIHQLYRADLALDGCVS; encoded by the coding sequence ATGGCGGTCTTCTACAATTCCAGCCACAGGGTTTATGCCTTCGTCAGTTTCAAGGTTTTGTACTCAGCGTTTACGGCCGCATCCGCCTGGGACGAACTGGACGTTGTACCGCGGCCCCGGATGTTGATGCGCGAGATTTTAAATGGCGGCCTGCCACCCGCTTATCATTTGGTTCGATCTCCAGTTTCGCGTACCGTTTCGTGCTTCATGGACAAATACCGAAAGCAGCCAACGCGGATTGATTGCGAGGGATTTTGTTGGCAGCATTGCCACGAAATCCTGTATTCACATCTAGGCATCACAAGGGGAGCCTCGGATTCTGAGATAGCAGACGCATTCCTGCGTTTCCGCTTTGACGAATTTGTGAACTTGTTACCCGATCTCTACCATCGCGACGCCCACTTCAATCCACAGGTCTGGACAAACCGTCTGTTTTTCGCTGGTAAGCATCGAATGCGATGGCCGCAATGTAAGATTTTGCGGGTCGAGGAGTCCGAGTCATTGGTGGTCATTCCCGATATTGATTTTTCGACAAAGACGAATACGACGGGGCATATTGAACGCGACTTCGAAGTGACCGATGCACAACGATCGGTCATCCACCAATTGTATCGCGCCGACCTTGCCTTGGACGGATGCGTCAGTTGA